Proteins from one Rosa chinensis cultivar Old Blush chromosome 7, RchiOBHm-V2, whole genome shotgun sequence genomic window:
- the LOC112175131 gene encoding transcription factor bHLH80 has product MQPAPGESGGEVTRGGGGLGRFCSAPASWLEALLEDEEEDPLKPTQCLTDLLADNCEGPSSTAVGFGSDTTADPAAAFLRQNSSPADFVGNSSDGSEGYFSGFGIPTSLDYVANPNFSNVSSSSANKRVRDVKMEEGGFEESGTLRVRAKRGCATHPRSIAERVRRTRISDRIRKLQELVPNMDKQTNTADMLDEAVEYVKFLQKQIQELSEHQRRCKCIAKE; this is encoded by the exons ATGCAACCGGCACCTGGCGAAAGTGGAGGAGAAGTGACTCGCGGAGGTGGAGGACTCGGCCGGTTCTGCTCGGCCCCGGCGTCATGGTTGGAAGCGCTGCTTGAGGACGAAGAAGAGGACCCCTTGAAGCCCACCCAGTGCCTCACCGACCTTCTTGCCGATAACTGCGAGGGGCCCAGTTCGACGGCAGTGGGGTTCGGTTCGGATACGACGGCGGATCCAGCTGCGGCGTTTCTCAGACAGAACAGCTCTCCGGCCGACTTTGTCGGGAATTCGAGTGATGGGTCCGAAGGGTATTTCTCCGGGTTCGGGATTCCGACCAGCCTCGACTATGTCGCGAACCCGAATTTCAGtaatgtttcttcttcttcggctaATAAGCGGGTTAGGGATGTG aaaatggaggaaggtGGATTCGAGGAGTCAGGGACTCTGAGGGTTAGGGCAAAGCGAGGTTGTGCTACTCATCCAAGGAGTATTGCTGAAAGG GTCAGGAGGACTCGAATTAGTGACCGGATAAGGAAGCTTCAGGAGCTTGTACCCAACATGGATAAG CAAACTAATACCGCAGATATGTTAGATGAGGCAGTGGAGTATGTGAAGTTTCTTCAGAAGCAGATTCAG GAACTCTCAGAGCATCAACGCAGGTGCAAATGCATCGCTAAAGAATAA